The following are encoded in a window of Mumia flava genomic DNA:
- a CDS encoding M15 family metallopeptidase translates to MLLLSDPRVAAVPVEDSGEPLVDLRAVPGLSIDHRKADPRGDWVRLREGVADRVREAQTLLPRGMRLLIVEGYRPAALQSRYFDDHRSTVQRDQPTWSARQVAVEASKHVSPVEVAPHPCGAAVDLTLCVDGAELDLGTPLNATPQQSAGACFTGAPNVSAPARERRRVMAEALEAVGLVNYPPEWWHWSYGDRYWAAATGASHALYGPL, encoded by the coding sequence GTGCTGTTGCTCTCCGACCCCAGGGTCGCGGCCGTGCCCGTCGAAGACTCGGGCGAGCCCCTCGTCGACCTTCGGGCCGTTCCCGGGCTGTCCATCGATCACCGCAAAGCTGATCCGCGTGGCGACTGGGTACGGCTGCGGGAGGGCGTCGCGGATCGAGTCCGCGAGGCGCAGACGCTTCTGCCCCGCGGCATGCGCCTGCTCATCGTCGAGGGGTATCGGCCTGCGGCCTTGCAGTCGCGGTACTTCGACGACCACCGGTCGACCGTGCAGCGGGATCAGCCGACGTGGTCGGCGCGACAGGTCGCGGTCGAGGCGAGCAAGCACGTGTCCCCCGTCGAGGTCGCGCCGCACCCGTGCGGAGCCGCAGTCGACCTGACGCTCTGCGTGGACGGGGCCGAGCTGGACCTGGGCACTCCCCTCAACGCGACGCCTCAGCAGAGCGCGGGTGCCTGCTTCACCGGCGCGCCGAACGTGTCCGCTCCAGCGCGCGAACGGCGCCGTGTGATGGCGGAGGCGCTCGAGGCGGTAGGCCTGGTGAACTACCCGCCGGAGTGGTGGCACTGGTCGTACGGCGACCGGTACTGGGCGGCGGCCACGGGAGCCTCCCACGCGCTCTACGGCCCGCTCTGA
- a CDS encoding GNAT family N-acetyltransferase encodes MTSPDGADGTNGSGRTEALRARVTVATPSDRTTVLTTIVAAFREDPLIRWFFPDDAAYPTYADAFFGGLFDRRVEHGTIWTIDGAAVAMWAPPGSAEAAGDPVADLAAVVPPDALARLDRYEQVLHPAMPPKPYWYLGVLATHPDHTGQGRARAVMTEGLRRAASDGLPAVLETCNPANLAFYRRAGWEVVAEVAAPVPTWILQQSA; translated from the coding sequence ATGACCAGCCCCGACGGCGCCGACGGCACGAACGGCTCCGGCCGTACGGAGGCGCTCCGTGCGCGCGTCACGGTGGCCACGCCGTCCGACCGTACGACCGTGCTCACGACCATCGTGGCGGCGTTCCGTGAGGACCCGTTGATCCGGTGGTTCTTCCCCGACGACGCCGCGTATCCCACCTACGCCGACGCGTTCTTCGGCGGGCTGTTCGACCGGCGGGTCGAGCACGGCACCATCTGGACGATCGACGGTGCCGCGGTCGCGATGTGGGCGCCACCCGGGTCCGCGGAGGCTGCCGGCGACCCGGTCGCCGACCTCGCCGCGGTCGTCCCGCCGGATGCGCTCGCCCGGCTCGACCGCTACGAGCAGGTGCTGCACCCGGCGATGCCGCCGAAGCCGTACTGGTATCTGGGCGTGCTCGCCACCCACCCGGACCACACCGGGCAGGGTCGTGCTCGCGCGGTGATGACCGAGGGGCTTCGTCGCGCCGCGTCCGACGGGCTGCCCGCCGTCCTCGAGACCTGCAACCCCGCGAACCTCGCCTTCTACCGTCGCGCCGGTTGGGAGGTCGTCGCGGAGGTCGCCGCGCCGGTCCCGACGTGGATCCTGCAGCAGAGCGCGTGA
- the ppsA gene encoding phosphoenolpyruvate synthase has protein sequence MSSNVRWFADLGLADLEEVGGKNASLGEMVRNLTNLGVRVPNGFATTAEAYRRFIGETGLAERINTRLADLDTDDVQALADAGREIRASVMAQPLPADLEDEIRAAYAELSGGSDEASFAVRSSATAEDLPDASFAGQQETFLNVRGIDAILQAIKEVFASLYNDRAIAYRVHHQFEHEAVALSAGVQQMVRSDVGTSGVMFTIDTESGFSDAVFVTSSYGLGEAVVQGAVNPDEFYVYKPSLRAGRPAVLKRGIGSKATKMVYTEDRTVGRTTEFVDVDPADRRLLSLTDAEVEALARQALVIEEHYERPMDIEWGKDGIDGELYILQARPETVQSRAAATGQQRFRMNERGSVLAEGRAIGQRIGAGAVRVLESVDEMHAFEPGEVLVADMTDPDWEPIMKRASAIVTNRGGRTCHAAIIARELGIPAVVGSGDATSSLANGREVTVSCAEGDAGYVYEGLLDFTVEETTIDAMPDIPTKIMMNVGTPEQAFAFSRLPNAGVGLARLEFIINRQIGIHPKALLDYDDLTGPLAEQVGEAIAAYPSARAYFVDRVAEGVATIAAAFAPHPVIVRMSDFKSNEYAKLVGGELYEPDEENPMIGYRGASRYLSDDFAECFAMECEALKHVRDEMGLTNVKIMIPFVRTVAEAKGVIDLLGEHGLRRGENDLQVIMMCEVPSNAVIPDAFLDHFDGFSIGSNDMTQLTLGLDRDSALVAESFDERDPAVKHMLGAAIAACKARGKYVGICGQGPSDHPDLAEWLLEQGIESMSLNPDTVVDTWTRLAKLST, from the coding sequence ATGAGCAGCAACGTCCGTTGGTTCGCCGATCTCGGCCTCGCCGACCTCGAGGAGGTCGGGGGCAAGAACGCGTCGCTGGGCGAGATGGTCCGCAACCTCACGAACCTGGGGGTGCGGGTGCCGAACGGGTTCGCGACGACCGCGGAGGCGTACCGGCGGTTCATCGGGGAGACCGGACTCGCCGAGCGGATCAACACGCGGCTCGCCGACCTCGACACCGACGACGTCCAGGCGCTCGCCGACGCGGGTCGCGAGATCCGCGCGTCGGTGATGGCGCAGCCGCTGCCGGCCGACCTGGAGGACGAGATCCGTGCGGCGTACGCGGAGCTGTCCGGCGGTTCGGACGAGGCGTCGTTCGCCGTCCGCTCCAGCGCGACCGCCGAGGACCTTCCGGACGCCTCGTTCGCGGGCCAGCAGGAGACGTTCCTCAACGTGCGCGGCATCGACGCGATCCTCCAGGCGATCAAGGAGGTCTTCGCGTCGCTCTACAACGACCGCGCCATCGCGTACCGGGTGCACCACCAGTTCGAGCACGAGGCCGTGGCGCTGTCGGCGGGCGTGCAGCAGATGGTGCGCTCCGACGTCGGCACGTCGGGCGTGATGTTCACGATCGACACCGAGTCGGGCTTCTCCGACGCGGTGTTCGTCACCTCGTCGTACGGGCTGGGGGAGGCCGTCGTCCAGGGCGCGGTCAACCCCGACGAGTTCTACGTCTACAAGCCGTCGCTGCGGGCCGGACGACCGGCGGTGCTCAAGCGCGGGATCGGCTCGAAGGCCACGAAGATGGTCTACACCGAGGATCGCACGGTCGGCCGTACGACGGAGTTCGTCGACGTGGACCCAGCTGACCGCCGACTGCTCAGCCTGACCGACGCCGAGGTGGAGGCGCTCGCGCGGCAGGCGCTCGTGATCGAGGAGCACTACGAGCGCCCGATGGACATCGAGTGGGGCAAGGACGGGATCGACGGCGAGCTGTACATCCTGCAGGCGCGGCCCGAGACCGTCCAGTCGCGGGCGGCCGCGACCGGGCAGCAGCGGTTCCGGATGAACGAGCGCGGGTCGGTCCTCGCCGAGGGGCGCGCGATCGGCCAGCGGATCGGCGCCGGCGCCGTCCGGGTGCTCGAGTCCGTCGACGAGATGCACGCGTTCGAGCCCGGCGAGGTGCTCGTCGCCGACATGACCGACCCCGACTGGGAGCCGATCATGAAGCGCGCCAGCGCCATCGTCACCAACCGCGGCGGCCGCACGTGCCATGCGGCGATCATCGCCCGCGAGCTCGGCATCCCGGCCGTGGTCGGCAGCGGCGACGCGACGTCGTCCCTGGCGAACGGCCGCGAGGTCACCGTGTCGTGCGCCGAGGGCGACGCCGGCTACGTGTACGAGGGGCTGCTCGACTTCACCGTCGAGGAGACCACGATCGACGCCATGCCCGACATCCCGACGAAGATCATGATGAACGTCGGCACGCCCGAGCAGGCGTTCGCGTTCTCGCGGCTCCCGAACGCCGGGGTGGGCCTGGCGCGGCTGGAGTTCATCATCAACCGCCAGATCGGGATCCACCCGAAGGCGCTGCTCGACTACGACGACCTGACGGGCCCGCTGGCCGAGCAGGTCGGGGAGGCGATCGCGGCGTACCCGAGCGCCCGGGCGTACTTCGTCGACCGGGTCGCCGAGGGCGTGGCGACGATCGCGGCGGCGTTCGCGCCGCACCCCGTGATCGTGCGGATGTCGGACTTCAAGTCCAACGAGTACGCGAAGCTCGTGGGCGGCGAGCTGTACGAGCCGGACGAGGAGAACCCGATGATCGGCTACCGCGGTGCGTCGCGGTACCTGTCGGACGACTTCGCGGAGTGCTTCGCGATGGAGTGCGAGGCGCTCAAGCACGTCCGCGACGAGATGGGTCTCACGAACGTCAAGATCATGATCCCGTTCGTCCGCACGGTCGCGGAGGCGAAGGGTGTGATCGATCTGCTCGGCGAGCACGGTCTGCGCCGCGGCGAGAACGACCTCCAGGTCATCATGATGTGCGAGGTCCCCTCGAACGCCGTGATCCCGGACGCGTTCCTCGACCACTTCGACGGGTTCTCGATCGGCTCGAACGACATGACCCAGCTGACTCTGGGGCTCGACCGCGACTCCGCCCTCGTCGCCGAGTCGTTCGACGAGCGCGACCCGGCGGTCAAGCACATGCTCGGCGCCGCGATCGCGGCCTGCAAGGCGCGCGGGAAGTACGTCGGGATCTGCGGCCAGGGCCCGAGCGACCACCCCGACCTCGCGGAGTGGCTGCTCGAGCAGGGGATCGAGTCGATGTCGCTCAACCCGGACACCGTCGTCGACACCTGGACGCGACTGGCGAAGCTGAGCACCTGA
- a CDS encoding sugar O-acetyltransferase — MTDSDMRTRMLAGEPYQADDPQLQVELARAQRLAHQINTTDPSDSARLRELYGELLGAIGEDSEIRPPFRCDYGYQTSIGARTFANFGLVCLDVAAVRIGDDVQIGPYVQLLTATHPLEPGPRREKWESAQPITIGDNVWLGGGVIVGPGVSIGANTVVGAGSVVLKDLPPDVVAVGSPARVVRAL; from the coding sequence ATGACCGACTCCGACATGCGGACCCGGATGCTCGCCGGCGAGCCGTACCAGGCCGACGATCCGCAGCTGCAGGTCGAGCTGGCGCGCGCGCAGCGTCTCGCGCACCAGATCAACACCACCGATCCGAGCGACTCCGCACGCCTTCGGGAGCTGTACGGCGAGCTTCTCGGCGCGATCGGCGAGGACAGCGAGATCCGGCCGCCGTTCCGCTGCGACTACGGCTACCAGACGTCGATCGGTGCCCGTACGTTCGCGAACTTCGGCCTGGTCTGCCTCGACGTCGCAGCGGTCCGGATCGGCGACGACGTCCAGATCGGCCCGTACGTGCAGCTCCTGACCGCGACCCACCCGCTCGAGCCGGGACCGCGCCGCGAGAAGTGGGAGTCCGCTCAGCCGATCACGATCGGCGACAACGTGTGGCTCGGCGGCGGCGTGATCGTCGGGCCAGGGGTGTCGATCGGCGCGAACACGGTGGTCGGCGCCGGCTCTGTCGTGCTGAAGGATCTCCCGCCGGACGTCGTCGCCGTGGGGTCGCCCGCACGGGTCGTGCGCGCCCTCTGA
- a CDS encoding PPOX class F420-dependent oxidoreductase, giving the protein MADTDALWTMIAANRFAALATLKRDGRPQISNIIYAYDADDRTAIVSVTASRAKTANLRRDPRASLYVTSADRWSYVVAEGDASLTEVAADPDDEVVEALVDYYRRLSGEHPDWDEFRRTQVAEGRLVARIRLDHVYGIPARA; this is encoded by the coding sequence ATGGCCGACACCGATGCGCTCTGGACGATGATCGCCGCGAACCGCTTCGCCGCGCTCGCGACGCTCAAACGCGACGGCCGTCCTCAGATCTCGAACATCATCTACGCGTACGACGCCGACGATCGCACCGCCATCGTCTCCGTCACGGCGTCGCGCGCGAAGACCGCGAACCTGCGTCGCGATCCGCGGGCGAGTCTGTACGTCACCAGTGCCGACCGCTGGAGCTACGTCGTCGCCGAGGGCGATGCGTCGCTCACCGAGGTCGCCGCCGACCCCGACGACGAGGTGGTCGAGGCGCTCGTGGACTACTACCGCAGGCTGTCCGGGGAGCATCCGGACTGGGACGAGTTCCGTCGGACGCAGGTGGCCGAGGGGCGGCTGGTCGCGCGGATCCGGCTCGACCACGTCTACGGCATCCCCGCGCGCGCATGA